In a genomic window of Asticcacaulis sp.:
- a CDS encoding cellulase family glycosylhydrolase translates to MSSKALRAGVASVALLAILGGQAHAETARWSAAAANQWYAKQRWLVGSNFLPTDAINQFEMWQADTFNPAEIDKEFGYAEGIGMNTMRIFLQDQLWAQDPEGFKKRINIVLDLAAKHHIKPMLVLFDSCWDPNPKLGPQHPPIPGVHNSGWVQSPGTAGLMDEAGWGRYEAYVKGIVGAFARDDRILAWDVWNEPDNQGGGNYQQLDEATKTAQVAKLLPQVFAWARTQDPIQPLTSGVWHNDDWSPNGKLNAVERVQIDQSDVISFHSYDWPERLEERIKSLQPYGRPLIMTEYMARGNGSTFDSALPMARKYNVGAINWGFVLGKSQTNMPWDSWEKPYTKSPPTLWFHDIFYADGKPYRPAETAQIRAMTAEAEKTFRKK, encoded by the coding sequence ATGTCTTCGAAAGCTTTACGCGCGGGCGTGGCGTCTGTGGCGCTTCTGGCCATTTTGGGCGGTCAGGCCCATGCCGAGACGGCCCGCTGGTCAGCGGCGGCGGCCAACCAGTGGTACGCGAAGCAGCGCTGGCTGGTCGGTTCCAACTTCCTGCCGACCGACGCCATCAACCAGTTCGAGATGTGGCAGGCCGATACCTTCAATCCGGCCGAGATCGACAAGGAATTCGGCTACGCCGAAGGCATCGGCATGAACACCATGCGCATCTTCCTGCAGGACCAGCTATGGGCGCAGGACCCGGAAGGGTTCAAGAAGCGCATCAATATCGTGCTCGACCTGGCCGCCAAGCATCATATCAAGCCGATGCTCGTCCTGTTCGATTCCTGCTGGGATCCGAACCCGAAACTGGGGCCGCAGCACCCGCCGATCCCCGGCGTGCACAATTCCGGCTGGGTGCAGTCGCCCGGTACGGCGGGCCTGATGGATGAGGCCGGCTGGGGCAGGTACGAGGCTTACGTCAAGGGCATTGTCGGCGCCTTCGCCAGGGACGATCGCATCCTGGCCTGGGATGTGTGGAACGAGCCCGACAATCAGGGGGGCGGCAACTATCAGCAGCTAGATGAGGCCACCAAGACGGCTCAGGTGGCCAAGCTGCTGCCGCAGGTCTTTGCCTGGGCGCGGACGCAAGACCCCATACAGCCCCTGACCTCCGGCGTATGGCATAATGATGACTGGTCGCCGAACGGCAAGTTGAATGCGGTTGAGCGTGTGCAGATCGACCAGTCGGACGTCATCAGCTTCCATAGCTATGACTGGCCCGAACGTCTGGAAGAGCGCATCAAATCGCTGCAACCCTATGGCCGTCCGCTGATCATGACCGAGTACATGGCGCGCGGCAACGGCTCGACCTTTGACTCGGCCCTGCCTATGGCACGCAAGTATAATGTGGGGGCCATCAACTGGGGCTTTGTGCTGGGCAAGAGCCAGACCAACATGCCCTGGGATTCATGGGAAAAACCCTACACGAAAAGCCCGCCGACCCTTTGGTTCCATGATATCTTCTATGCCGATGGCAAGCCTTACCGGCCGGCCGAAACGGCGCAGATCAGGGCGATGACGGCCGAAGCCGAAAAAACGTTCAGGAAGAAATAG
- a CDS encoding TonB-dependent receptor produces the protein MKSKMRLLASASVVLMMAGGAAFAQEAAQEAPQGTAATSADQTATEKAKDKDDLTVIVVKGYRASLRSAQQIKRRSDLIIDAVVAEDIGKLPDVNAAESLARLPGVQITHGSDEGSGVLVRGLPDVATTVNGRDISTAELRRVQMQDFPSGALAGMEVYKSGTADLLEPGLAGLINVRTRRPFDFKGFEIDGAVRETYNDQNGKFNTNGNVLVTDRWMTGAGEMGALLNLSYTEQDFRNAVRWATGYIANSTADPSLPRYPDQVGVYMDTGHRWRPSANATLQWRPNDQTELYADFLWQAYRAEHWNDWAMAPLWSGTKTNVVMQEGTNQIASMTNTGGDPIQFYRSTGFDRTDTQQIAVGGSWTSGKLKLSTDLAYTNSLYSNSSWSLDSALKQSYPINVSYVTDGGAAWSAEGLDVSDASNYVWRGYYESIYKVGGNGIQWRGDAVYDTDWGIFKQLKAGLRYSDRNAFYEANDRYGWVLPLAIPFDSIGVGELSLTQDTFRGSDQGFRNYLQPSRAGIVDNTTLLVNETRAALAQMGNTGGVAQYTPILMGYDPFRGFTAKEATRTAYAQEHYQTHFFNSDVDGVIGVRVVNTVGKYSGYSRVKWNNVETGVPKTIDQNYIDVLPNFSMRLKPNSEMQIRLGVTKTRTRPDFSQLNPAYSITQFDPSTGGNNPDPADAYGSAGNPDLKPLTSTNYDVTWEYYPEANTSASVAVFYHDLFGFISNYTTRTNDPIYGVLEVSRPENAGAGKIKGVEVAGQTFFDFLPGAWNGLGVQANVTYIDAYNELPDAIDHSKQMVKIQGVSNWSYNLALFYEKGKISTRLSYNGRSRWINSYDNRKGSWEGEGTEAVNRLDYSLSYSPNDAYTINLDASNLLAQPFHNFHEYDGNAHAKFVRDIRDEGRYYGLSVRFKYN, from the coding sequence ATCTGATCATCGACGCCGTCGTGGCCGAAGATATTGGCAAGCTACCCGACGTGAACGCGGCCGAATCGCTGGCGCGCCTGCCGGGCGTTCAGATTACGCATGGCAGCGATGAAGGCAGCGGCGTGCTGGTGCGTGGCCTGCCAGATGTGGCCACGACCGTCAATGGCCGCGATATTTCAACCGCCGAACTGCGCCGCGTTCAGATGCAGGATTTCCCGTCCGGCGCCCTGGCCGGCATGGAGGTCTACAAATCCGGCACGGCTGACCTGCTGGAGCCGGGCCTGGCCGGCCTGATCAATGTCCGCACCCGCCGCCCGTTCGATTTCAAGGGCTTTGAAATCGATGGTGCCGTCCGCGAGACCTATAACGACCAGAACGGCAAGTTCAATACCAACGGCAACGTGCTGGTTACCGATCGCTGGATGACCGGCGCCGGTGAAATGGGCGCCCTGCTGAACCTCTCCTACACCGAGCAGGATTTCCGCAATGCCGTGCGCTGGGCAACTGGTTATATAGCCAATTCCACTGCGGATCCTTCATTGCCCAGGTATCCGGACCAGGTTGGCGTTTATATGGATACCGGCCACCGCTGGCGACCTTCGGCCAATGCCACGCTGCAATGGCGCCCGAACGATCAAACCGAACTTTACGCCGACTTCCTGTGGCAGGCCTATCGCGCCGAACACTGGAATGACTGGGCCATGGCACCGTTGTGGAGCGGTACAAAGACCAATGTCGTGATGCAGGAAGGCACCAATCAGATCGCCAGTATGACCAACACGGGCGGTGATCCGATCCAGTTCTACCGCTCGACAGGATTTGACCGCACCGACACGCAGCAGATCGCTGTGGGCGGCAGTTGGACCAGCGGCAAGCTGAAGCTCTCCACTGATCTGGCCTATACCAACAGCCTCTATTCGAACTCGTCATGGAGCCTCGACTCGGCGCTCAAGCAATCCTATCCGATTAATGTCAGCTATGTCACTGACGGTGGCGCTGCCTGGTCGGCCGAAGGTCTGGATGTCTCGGATGCCAGCAATTATGTCTGGCGCGGCTATTATGAAAGCATCTACAAGGTTGGCGGCAACGGTATCCAATGGCGTGGCGATGCGGTCTATGATACCGATTGGGGTATCTTCAAACAGTTGAAAGCCGGCCTGCGTTACTCGGATCGTAACGCCTTCTACGAAGCCAATGATCGTTATGGTTGGGTGTTGCCGCTCGCCATTCCGTTCGACTCGATCGGTGTTGGCGAACTGTCTCTCACGCAAGATACTTTCAGGGGCAGTGATCAGGGCTTCCGGAACTACCTGCAGCCTTCGCGTGCCGGCATTGTAGACAACACGACGCTGCTGGTGAACGAGACCCGCGCGGCGCTTGCCCAAATGGGGAATACTGGTGGCGTGGCGCAGTACACCCCGATCCTCATGGGCTATGATCCATTCCGTGGTTTCACCGCCAAGGAAGCGACCCGTACAGCTTATGCCCAGGAGCACTATCAAACCCACTTCTTCAACTCGGATGTTGACGGTGTGATTGGTGTGCGTGTGGTCAATACGGTCGGCAAATACAGCGGATATTCGCGCGTGAAGTGGAACAATGTCGAAACCGGCGTTCCGAAAACCATTGATCAGAACTACATCGATGTTCTGCCTAATTTCAGCATGCGCCTGAAGCCGAACAGCGAAATGCAGATTCGTTTGGGGGTGACTAAGACCCGCACGCGTCCGGATTTCAGTCAGCTCAACCCGGCGTATAGTATTACGCAGTTCGATCCGAGCACGGGCGGCAACAATCCTGATCCGGCCGATGCCTATGGTTCCGCCGGTAATCCGGACCTGAAGCCGCTGACGTCGACGAATTACGACGTCACCTGGGAATACTATCCGGAGGCGAATACCTCGGCGAGCGTGGCCGTGTTCTACCACGACCTCTTCGGCTTCATCAGCAACTATACGACCCGGACCAATGACCCGATTTACGGTGTTCTTGAAGTTTCGCGTCCTGAAAACGCTGGCGCCGGCAAGATCAAGGGTGTGGAAGTTGCCGGTCAAACCTTCTTCGACTTCCTGCCGGGGGCGTGGAATGGTCTCGGTGTTCAGGCAAACGTTACCTATATCGATGCGTACAATGAACTGCCGGACGCTATCGACCACTCGAAGCAGATGGTGAAAATCCAGGGCGTGTCGAACTGGAGCTATAACCTGGCTCTGTTCTACGAAAAGGGTAAGATCTCCACGCGTCTGTCCTATAACGGCCGCTCTCGCTGGATCAACTCCTATGATAACCGCAAGGGCTCTTGGGAAGGTGAAGGTACGGAAGCTGTGAACCGCCTAGACTATTCGCTCAGCTATTCGCCGAACGACGCTTACACGATCAACCTGGATGCCTCCAACCTGCTGGCGCAACCGTTCCATAACTTCCACGAGTATGACGGCAATGCGCACGCAAAGTTCGTCCGTGATATCCGTGACGAAGGCCGCTACTATGGCCTGTCTGTTCGTTTCAAATATAACTGA
- a CDS encoding beta-galactosidase, giving the protein MRTRKSLAITLSALTGLFGLWSGAADAEPKKPDTVLFGVAYYDEYTPVDRVEEDARMMKAAGISVVRIAESTWGTLEPQEGVFDFSHIDRTLAAMNRQGIKVIIGTPTYAVPTWLVRAHPNVLAITPQGPNRYGPRQNMDITDPDYRRAAERVIIALIDHVKDNPAVIGYQVDNETKAYGTSGPNVQAGFVAHMKQTYPDLDDLNKAFGLDYWSNRINTWEDFPSVNGSINASLSNAFAEYQRGLVTDFLTWQAGLVRAHARPDQFITQNFDLGWRGYSYGIQPEVNHWEAAKPLDIAGIDIYHPSQDKLTGAEIAFGGDVTRSMKNGQNYLVLETEAQGFPEWTPYPGQLRLQAFSHLASGADMVEYWHWATTANAIETYWRGLLSQDYQPNATYEEAKTIGADFKRLGPKLVHMRKHNKVAIYVSNTALSGFDSFKMNAEGRSIGYNEVLRPFYDSLYRQNVEVDILSPSSTTPLDDYQLIIVPALYAASDAEIDRLNAFAKKGGHIVYTFKSGFSDENTKVRYESQPGHIAEAAGIKYNQFTIPENVSLEGDPFGVAEADNKARWWMEFVTPTTAKVVARYKHSAWPDYAAVTRNQYGKGQVTYIGFMPTDALIDKIMAQEVQSAGVADRSSGARFPVIVRSGTLQNGHNVHYVLNYSATPQTLSYQFAAGKELLSGVSVAAKTDLGLEPWGIKIIEENK; this is encoded by the coding sequence ATGAGAACACGCAAATCCCTCGCCATCACGCTGTCCGCGCTGACCGGCTTGTTTGGTCTCTGGTCGGGCGCCGCTGATGCCGAACCGAAAAAGCCGGATACGGTCCTGTTCGGCGTGGCCTATTACGACGAATACACGCCGGTCGACCGTGTCGAGGAAGACGCGCGCATGATGAAGGCGGCGGGTATTTCCGTTGTCCGTATCGCGGAATCCACCTGGGGCACGCTGGAGCCGCAGGAAGGCGTCTTCGATTTCAGCCATATCGATCGCACCCTGGCGGCCATGAACCGGCAGGGCATCAAGGTGATCATCGGCACGCCCACCTATGCGGTCCCGACCTGGCTCGTCCGCGCGCATCCCAATGTGCTGGCCATCACGCCGCAGGGGCCAAACAGATACGGCCCGCGGCAAAATATGGATATCACCGATCCCGATTATCGCCGGGCGGCCGAGCGGGTGATCATCGCCCTGATCGATCATGTAAAGGATAATCCGGCGGTCATCGGCTATCAGGTCGATAACGAGACCAAGGCTTACGGAACGTCAGGCCCTAATGTGCAGGCCGGCTTCGTGGCGCACATGAAGCAGACATATCCGGATCTTGACGATCTGAATAAAGCCTTTGGTCTCGACTACTGGAGCAACCGGATCAACACCTGGGAAGACTTTCCCTCGGTCAATGGTTCCATCAATGCCAGCCTGAGCAATGCTTTTGCCGAATACCAGCGCGGCCTGGTCACCGACTTCCTGACCTGGCAGGCGGGCCTGGTGCGTGCCCATGCCCGGCCGGATCAGTTCATCACGCAGAATTTCGACCTCGGCTGGCGTGGCTATTCCTACGGCATCCAGCCGGAGGTCAATCACTGGGAAGCCGCCAAACCGCTCGATATCGCCGGCATCGATATCTATCATCCCAGTCAGGACAAGCTGACCGGCGCCGAGATCGCCTTTGGCGGCGATGTCACCCGCTCGATGAAGAACGGTCAGAACTACCTGGTGCTGGAAACCGAGGCGCAGGGCTTCCCCGAGTGGACGCCCTATCCCGGACAGTTGCGTTTGCAGGCGTTCAGTCATCTGGCATCCGGCGCCGATATGGTGGAATACTGGCACTGGGCGACGACCGCCAATGCTATCGAGACCTACTGGCGCGGACTGCTCTCTCAGGATTACCAGCCGAACGCCACCTATGAGGAGGCCAAGACCATCGGCGCCGATTTCAAGCGCCTGGGGCCGAAGCTCGTCCATATGCGCAAGCATAACAAGGTCGCCATCTATGTCAGCAACACGGCGCTCAGTGGCTTTGACTCTTTCAAGATGAATGCCGAGGGCAGGAGCATCGGCTACAACGAGGTGCTGCGGCCCTTCTACGATTCGCTCTATCGCCAGAATGTCGAGGTCGATATCCTGTCGCCGTCATCGACCACGCCCCTGGACGATTATCAACTGATCATCGTGCCGGCGCTCTATGCCGCCAGCGATGCCGAGATCGACCGCCTGAACGCCTTTGCCAAAAAGGGCGGGCACATCGTCTATACCTTCAAGAGCGGGTTCTCCGACGAGAACACCAAGGTGCGTTATGAAAGCCAGCCCGGCCATATCGCCGAGGCGGCCGGCATAAAATACAACCAGTTCACAATCCCGGAGAATGTGTCGCTCGAAGGCGATCCGTTTGGTGTTGCCGAGGCGGATAACAAGGCGCGCTGGTGGATGGAATTTGTGACGCCGACCACGGCCAAGGTGGTGGCGCGCTATAAACATTCGGCCTGGCCGGACTATGCCGCCGTGACGCGCAATCAGTACGGCAAGGGGCAGGTAACCTATATCGGCTTCATGCCCACCGATGCCCTGATCGACAAGATCATGGCGCAGGAAGTCCAAAGCGCGGGCGTAGCTGATCGTTCGTCCGGGGCGCGCTTCCCGGTCATTGTGCGTTCCGGCACTTTGCAGAATGGCCACAACGTCCATTATGTCCTGAACTATTCCGCGACGCCGCAAACCCTGTCCTACCAGTTCGCCGCCGGCAAGGAGCTTTTGTCGGGCGTCAGCGTGGCCGCCAAGACGGACTTGGGCCTTGAGCCCTGGGGCATCAAAATCATTGAAGAAAACAAATAA
- a CDS encoding DUF58 domain-containing protein, with product MPIYPTPRLLILLALSVLAALGIGIFAPGLWAWVPLAAALLFVAALLDGMFAPVGAGLTFTIRPPAVLGVGRTVDVPFEARFTKWRQPAIIELRLGLHRLLLASTYERRLVRQDGAFHGTLNLKAMARGRGDIDAAYIRWQGFLGLVHVQTRVPLDSEIVVTPDLQGVEQDAADLFSLDNIYGVRVQNQLYNGSEYHALREYDASQDHRRIDWRSSARHMKLFSREYQAERNHHIVLAYDTGRLMGEPLGGLKRLDRAIYAGLLLGYTALKIGDNVRTFAFASKPYHNAPAISGTNGFNTLKYQLSALEDSPEESNHTLALADLNATVARRSLIILFSDFIDEISADLMIESLNRLSKKHLVLFVACRDEVVEGLMAKIPNQAEDVTRAVFARRLASQRERVLTQLRRQGVEVLETPTEQMATAIVSKYLALKRADRL from the coding sequence ATGCCCATCTATCCCACACCGCGACTGCTGATCCTGCTGGCCTTGAGCGTACTCGCTGCGCTCGGCATCGGGATATTCGCGCCCGGTCTGTGGGCCTGGGTGCCGCTGGCGGCGGCCCTGCTGTTTGTTGCCGCCCTGCTGGATGGCATGTTCGCACCGGTCGGCGCCGGGCTGACTTTCACCATAAGGCCGCCGGCTGTTCTGGGCGTCGGGCGGACGGTCGATGTGCCGTTCGAGGCACGCTTCACAAAGTGGCGGCAACCGGCGATTATCGAATTGCGCCTTGGCCTGCATCGCCTGCTGCTGGCCTCGACCTATGAACGCCGGCTGGTGCGGCAGGACGGCGCGTTTCATGGCACGCTGAACCTGAAAGCCATGGCGCGGGGGCGCGGCGATATCGACGCTGCCTATATCCGCTGGCAGGGTTTCTTAGGGCTGGTCCATGTCCAGACGCGCGTTCCGCTCGATAGCGAAATCGTCGTGACGCCCGACCTGCAAGGCGTCGAGCAGGATGCCGCCGACCTGTTCTCGCTCGATAATATCTACGGCGTCCGGGTGCAGAACCAGCTTTACAACGGCTCGGAATATCATGCCCTGCGCGAATACGACGCCTCGCAGGATCACCGCCGCATCGACTGGCGGTCGTCGGCGCGGCACATGAAGTTGTTTTCGCGTGAATACCAGGCCGAACGCAATCATCATATCGTGCTGGCCTATGACACCGGCCGCCTGATGGGCGAACCGCTCGGCGGGCTGAAACGACTGGACCGCGCCATCTATGCCGGCCTGCTGCTCGGCTATACGGCGCTGAAGATCGGCGACAATGTCCGCACCTTCGCCTTCGCCTCGAAGCCCTATCATAATGCGCCGGCCATTTCCGGCACAAATGGCTTCAATACGCTGAAATACCAGTTGTCGGCGTTGGAGGATTCGCCGGAGGAATCCAACCACACCTTGGCCCTGGCTGATCTGAATGCCACCGTGGCCCGCCGTTCACTGATCATACTGTTTTCCGATTTCATCGATGAAATCAGCGCCGACCTGATGATCGAGAGCCTGAACCGCCTGTCGAAAAAGCATCTGGTATTGTTCGTCGCTTGCCGGGATGAGGTGGTCGAAGGTCTGATGGCGAAAATACCGAACCAGGCTGAAGACGTGACGCGCGCGGTCTTTGCCCGCCGCCTGGCCAGCCAGCGCGAACGCGTTCTGACGCAACTGCGCCGCCAGGGTGTGGAGGTGCTGGAAACGCCGACCGAACAGATGGCGACAGCGATTGTCAGCAAGTATCTGGCGTTGAAACGCGCCGACCGGCTGTAG
- a CDS encoding PAS domain S-box protein, translating to MNNKLESEALLAQARLGAIVESSDDAIVAKTLDGIITSWNEAAAKIFGYSAQEAIGQHITLVIPDDRRSEEDLIIGKIRAGERVHHFETVRRHKSGAAIDLSVTVSPIRDPEGRIIGASKIARDISEQKRETVRRQALMRLTDEIRDVEDADEIAFVAARLLGETLKVSRAGYGVIDTLNETITIERDWNAPGIKSLAGVLHFRNYGSYIENLKQGETVVFADAETDPRTAGSAAALKAISAQSVVNMPVTERGRFVALLYLNHETAREWPEEELAFVREVAERTRTATERARVTAELRALNAQLEERVGAALAEQRILADILESTDAFVQVADMDLNWLAINRASAEEFSRIFGVTPKVGDNMVAVLSHLPEQQAAVRAVWSRALDGEAFTEVAEFGAPEREPRHYEMKFNPLYDEAGRQIGAYQFVFDVTERIRDQVRLREAEEQLRQAQKMEAVGHLTGGVAHDFNNMLAVVSGSLELLDRRTAVDDPRAKALISSALEASKRAGNLTRRLLAFSRQQPLKPEVTDPNRLVAGMSDLFRHSLGADIQLETVLSGGVWRIHVDQNQLESVLLNLAVNARDAMEGGGRLTIETQNAHLDKRYVARELGITPGQYVMIGVTDTGSGMAPDVLAKAFDPFFTTKEVGKGTGLGLSQVYGFIKQSGGHTKIYSEIGHGTSVKIYLPRYMGDAVDGGDTDRLADLPNNDGRELILVVDDEDLVRQFSATALADLGYRVLEAGNAQGALATLLDRPDVDLLFTDIVMPEMNGRKLVDLVREKRPELPVIYTTGYTRNAVVHNGILDNDVELIGKPFTLEELALRVRDVLDRAALKKR from the coding sequence GTGAATAACAAGCTCGAAAGTGAAGCGCTGCTGGCGCAGGCCCGTCTGGGGGCGATTGTCGAATCGTCCGATGACGCTATTGTCGCCAAGACGCTGGACGGCATTATCACCTCGTGGAATGAGGCGGCTGCCAAGATTTTCGGCTATTCCGCGCAGGAGGCGATCGGCCAGCACATTACCCTGGTCATTCCCGATGACCGCCGCTCCGAGGAAGACCTGATCATCGGCAAGATCAGGGCCGGCGAGCGCGTTCATCACTTTGAAACCGTCCGCCGCCACAAATCCGGGGCGGCCATTGATCTGTCGGTCACGGTATCCCCCATTCGTGACCCGGAGGGCCGGATTATCGGGGCATCGAAGATTGCCCGTGATATCTCTGAGCAGAAGCGTGAGACGGTCCGCCGCCAGGCGCTGATGCGGCTGACCGACGAAATCCGCGATGTGGAAGACGCCGACGAGATCGCCTTTGTGGCAGCGAGGCTCCTGGGTGAAACCCTGAAGGTCAGCCGGGCAGGATATGGCGTGATCGATACGCTCAACGAGACGATTACCATCGAGCGCGACTGGAATGCGCCGGGCATAAAGAGCCTCGCTGGCGTGCTGCATTTCCGTAATTACGGCTCCTACATCGAAAACCTGAAACAGGGCGAAACCGTGGTCTTCGCCGATGCCGAAACGGACCCGAGAACGGCCGGTTCCGCTGCCGCCCTGAAGGCGATCAGCGCGCAGTCCGTCGTCAATATGCCGGTGACCGAGCGCGGGCGCTTTGTCGCGCTGCTTTACCTCAATCACGAGACGGCGCGGGAGTGGCCTGAGGAGGAACTGGCCTTCGTGCGCGAGGTGGCGGAGCGGACACGCACCGCGACGGAACGCGCGCGCGTCACGGCGGAACTCAGAGCGCTGAATGCCCAACTGGAGGAGCGCGTCGGCGCGGCCCTGGCGGAACAGCGCATTCTGGCGGATATCCTGGAATCGACCGACGCCTTTGTTCAGGTGGCGGATATGGATCTGAACTGGCTGGCCATCAACCGGGCCAGTGCGGAAGAGTTCAGCCGCATTTTCGGAGTCACGCCGAAAGTCGGTGACAATATGGTGGCGGTTCTCAGTCATTTGCCGGAGCAGCAGGCGGCGGTGCGCGCAGTCTGGAGCCGGGCCCTGGACGGCGAAGCCTTCACCGAGGTGGCTGAATTCGGCGCCCCCGAGCGTGAGCCTCGCCATTATGAAATGAAGTTCAACCCCCTGTATGACGAGGCGGGGCGCCAGATCGGCGCCTACCAGTTCGTCTTCGACGTGACCGAACGCATACGCGACCAGGTGCGCCTGCGTGAAGCCGAGGAGCAACTGCGCCAGGCCCAGAAGATGGAGGCCGTAGGGCACCTGACCGGCGGTGTGGCGCATGATTTCAACAATATGCTGGCGGTTGTCTCCGGTTCGCTGGAACTTCTTGACCGCCGGACAGCGGTTGATGATCCGCGCGCCAAGGCGTTGATTTCTTCGGCGCTTGAGGCATCCAAACGTGCCGGCAACCTGACCCGGCGTTTGCTGGCCTTCTCGCGCCAGCAGCCCCTGAAGCCGGAAGTGACCGATCCCAATCGGCTGGTGGCCGGCATGTCGGATCTGTTCCGCCATTCCCTCGGCGCGGACATCCAGTTGGAGACGGTCCTGTCGGGCGGCGTCTGGCGCATCCATGTCGATCAGAACCAGTTGGAAAGCGTCCTGCTCAATCTGGCGGTCAATGCCCGCGATGCCATGGAAGGGGGCGGCCGACTCACCATCGAGACCCAGAACGCGCATCTCGACAAGCGCTATGTCGCCAGGGAACTGGGCATTACGCCCGGCCAGTATGTCATGATCGGCGTGACCGATACCGGCAGCGGCATGGCGCCCGATGTCCTGGCGAAGGCGTTCGATCCGTTCTTCACGACCAAGGAAGTCGGCAAGGGTACCGGCCTGGGGCTCAGCCAGGTCTATGGCTTCATCAAGCAGTCGGGCGGGCACACCAAGATCTATTCCGAGATCGGTCACGGTACGAGCGTGAAGATATATTTGCCGCGTTATATGGGCGATGCCGTTGACGGAGGCGACACCGACCGCCTGGCGGATCTGCCGAACAATGACGGGCGGGAACTGATCCTTGTGGTTGATGACGAGGATCTGGTCCGGCAGTTCTCGGCCACGGCGCTGGCAGATTTGGGCTATCGCGTCCTTGAAGCCGGCAATGCCCAGGGCGCTCTGGCCACCCTGCTTGACCGGCCCGATGTGGACCTGTTGTTTACCGATATCGTCATGCCGGAAATGAACGGCCGCAAACTGGTCGATCTGGTGCGCGAAAAGCGCCCGGAACTGCCCGTTATCTACACGACCGGATATACGCGCAATGCAGTGGTCCACAATGGCATACTGGACAATGATGTCGAACTGATCGGCAAGCCCTTCACCCTGGAGGAGTTGGCCTTGCGTGTGCGTGACGTGCTGGACAGGGCCGCATTGAAGAAGCGATAG
- a CDS encoding MoxR family ATPase, with translation MLIPEIQLLAARLRGEIGKVIIGQTDTVDLLLTALFSGGHVLLEGPPGTAKTLLARVFCQSLSLKFGRIQFTPDMLPGDVLGSNLFNFQTSSFTLTKGPIFCDLLLADEINRTPPKTQAALLEAMQERSVTLDGVRHDLGQHFTVIATQNPIEQQGTYPLPEAQLDRFLFKHVLGYPSLEEEKRIVDTAGNAAATDPVLAGVSAVLSAASLAEAIQVVSTVKLNDANLNYIVALIRATREAPQLSVGASPRAGALLARAARARAVLDGRDYVLPDDIKALYPATMRHRVLLSPSAEIEGESVDRVLQGLLERIEIPR, from the coding sequence GTGCTCATACCTGAAATCCAACTCCTCGCGGCCCGGCTGCGCGGTGAGATCGGCAAGGTCATCATCGGCCAGACCGATACGGTCGACCTGCTGTTGACGGCGCTGTTTTCCGGGGGCCATGTCCTGCTCGAAGGCCCGCCGGGCACCGCCAAGACCCTGCTGGCGCGCGTATTCTGCCAAAGCTTAAGCCTCAAATTCGGCCGCATCCAGTTCACGCCGGACATGCTGCCGGGCGATGTGCTGGGCTCGAACCTGTTCAACTTCCAGACATCGAGTTTCACCCTGACTAAGGGGCCGATCTTCTGCGACCTGCTGCTGGCCGATGAAATCAACCGCACGCCGCCGAAGACCCAGGCCGCCCTGCTCGAAGCCATGCAGGAACGGTCGGTGACGCTCGATGGCGTCAGGCATGACCTGGGCCAGCATTTTACTGTCATCGCCACGCAGAACCCGATCGAGCAGCAGGGCACCTATCCGCTGCCGGAAGCCCAGCTCGACCGCTTCCTGTTCAAGCATGTGCTGGGCTATCCGTCGCTTGAGGAAGAAAAGCGCATTGTCGATACGGCGGGGAATGCGGCGGCAACCGACCCGGTGCTGGCCGGCGTTTCGGCCGTTCTCAGTGCCGCCTCGCTGGCGGAGGCGATCCAGGTCGTTTCCACCGTCAAACTCAACGACGCCAATCTCAACTATATCGTTGCCCTGATCCGCGCCACCCGCGAAGCGCCGCAATTGTCGGTCGGGGCCAGCCCGCGTGCCGGCGCCTTGCTGGCCCGTGCGGCCCGTGCCAGGGCGGTGCTCGATGGACGCGACTATGTGCTGCCGGACGATATCAAGGCGCTCTATCCCGCCACCATGCGCCATCGCGTCCTCTTGTCGCCTTCCGCCGAAATCGAGGGAGAAAGTGTCGATCGCGTCCTTCAGGGACTGCTTGAAAGAATTGAAATACCTCGCTGA